In Candidatus Neomarinimicrobiota bacterium, the genomic window ATAACATTCTTCTCATAATACACCCTTTCATCGTTTAAGGTCTATCCTTAAATTTAATTGAAATCATAAAACTTTCAACTTCTCAAAGCAAGCTGAAACTCACCATAAAACAATTACGAAATTAATACGGCTGTTTTCCATATTCTTCTGAATGCCAAATATTTGATGTTGTTACTTCATTTCTCAGATCAAGTGACATCCAAGACTCTCTTTATCCAAAGACCATCTGCGTGACAACTACGGCAGCTATGATCCCGGCCAGATCCGCAGTTAGAGCAGCGGGGAGGGCATGGCGTGTCTTGGTAACTCCGACTGATCCAAAATATACGGCCAAAATATAAAACGTAGTTTCAGTGGATCCTTCCATAATGGAAGCCATCCGCGCGATAAGTGAATCCGGTCCGTGAGTAGTGATCAACTCTGAAACAATACCCAAGGCGCCACTACCGCTCAGGGGACGCATCAGAGCCATGGGGATAATCTCACCAGGCATGCCGATCCAGGAGGTGAGCGGTGCTAACAATCCAGTGATCATATCCAAAGCACCGGAAGCCCGAAAAGCTCCAATGGCAACCAGGATGGCTACCAGGAACGGGATTATCCGGACCGCTACATCAAAGCCTTCCTTGGCTCCATCTGTAAAAACTTCATAAACTTTAACCTTCTTGTACCAACCATGACCGACAATGGCCAGGATCAGGACAGGGATCGCAACTGCTGAGACACCGTTGATTATTCCTTGAAACATCTCAGACCTCCTCCCCTTCCGGTACCGGCATGCGATACTTGGGAAGCTTCTGGAGCAGTTTGATCATAATGATGGCCACTGTTGTGGAAACACCGGTAGCCAGAATAACCGGTCCGATGATCTCAGCCGGATTGGAAGCGTTGGCAG contains:
- a CDS encoding spore maturation protein; translation: MFQGIINGVSAVAIPVLILAIVGHGWYKKVKVYEVFTDGAKEGFDVAVRIIPFLVAILVAIGAFRASGALDMITGLLAPLTSWIGMPGEIIPMALMRPLSGSGALGIVSELITTHGPDSLIARMASIMEGSTETTFYILAVYFGSVGVTKTRHALPAALTADLAGIIAAVVVTQMVFG